Proteins from one Chloroflexota bacterium genomic window:
- a CDS encoding tripartite tricarboxylate transporter permease codes for MDIVVDMFNAVIDGGILFWILVVGGVFIGLLVGVLPGLTFVMGVLLILPFTYSMEPAQALVMMIAVYVAGTYGGALTAILLNIPGEPNDVPLTRDGHTMARRGRAAEALGWAALAAMFGGIAGWLLLVFFSQPFASVALRFGSAEYFAVVLLGLTSVLALSGSSTMKALISMFAGMLLATVGLDDIYGAVRYDFGTTILRDGINYLAILVGVYALTEALTRFAERFAGKAPQQPAEISTTIPGLSAIRSRLGSLTRGMATGV; via the coding sequence CATCGTCGTCGACATGTTCAATGCCGTGATCGACGGCGGGATCCTGTTCTGGATCCTGGTGGTGGGCGGCGTGTTCATCGGCCTGCTGGTGGGCGTGCTGCCCGGGCTCACCTTCGTGATGGGGGTCCTCCTCATCCTCCCGTTCACCTACTCGATGGAGCCGGCGCAGGCGCTCGTGATGATGATCGCCGTCTACGTCGCCGGCACCTACGGCGGCGCGCTCACGGCGATCCTGCTGAACATCCCCGGCGAGCCCAACGACGTGCCGCTCACCCGCGACGGCCACACCATGGCGCGGCGCGGCCGCGCCGCGGAGGCGCTGGGGTGGGCGGCGCTCGCCGCGATGTTCGGGGGGATCGCGGGGTGGCTCCTGCTCGTCTTCTTCTCCCAGCCGTTCGCGTCGGTGGCGCTGCGCTTCGGCTCGGCCGAGTACTTCGCCGTCGTGCTGCTCGGCCTGACCAGCGTGCTCGCGCTGTCTGGAAGCTCCACGATGAAGGCCCTCATCTCGATGTTCGCCGGGATGCTCCTCGCCACCGTGGGCCTCGACGACATCTACGGCGCCGTCCGCTACGACTTCGGCACCACCATCCTGCGCGACGGCATCAACTACCTCGCGATCCTGGTGGGCGTCTACGCGCTTACGGAGGCGCTGACGCGGTTCGCGGAGCGCTTCGCGGGGAAGGCCCCTCAGCAACCGGCCGAGATCAGTACGACTATCCCGGGTCTCTCAGCGATCCGCAGCCGCCTCGGCAGCCTCACCCGCGGCATGGCCACCGGCGTC